The nucleotide sequence GATGTCTGCGCGGTGAATCTGTCGGGTGCCACGCTGTGTGACGATAATTTTCTTGATTTCATCCGGCGGCAGTTTGTCAGCTATGACATCCCGGCCGGAATGATCTGCTTTGAAATCACCGAAACCAGCGCCATATCGAATCTGCAGCAGGCTACTCGCTTCATCAGCGAGCTGAAAGGCTTGGGCTGCCATTTCTCATTGGATGATTTTGGTGCAGGCATGTCGTCATTTGCCTATCTGAAGCATTTGCCGGTGGATTACCTCAAGATTGATGGCAGCTTTGTCAAGGACATGGTGGATGACTCGGTGGATCGGGCCATGGTGGAGATGATCAATCATATCGGCCATGTTACCGGCAAGAAAACCATCGCCGAATTCGTCAGTGCGCCAGAAATTCTGGCGGAGCTGCAAAGTATTGGAGTGGATTACGCTCAGGGGTATTTTATTGGCGAACCCGCTCCGTTCATCCCTCCCTTGCATGGCAGGCCGCAGTCGGTTTTGCACCGTCTGCCCGGCGGGGAGTGATACAGGCCCACAGTTGAGAAAGAGGTCCAGAATGAAAGACCAGCATCAATTTGTCAGAACCGGTCCCTTGATGGAGGTTGCCAGCTACCCGGAGTGGACGCAGGAAATGGTGCACTACTGCGATCGCTTCAAAAGCGAGGTGGTTGAGCACGATTTGTTCACCCAGATGAAGGAAGCGCGCCTGGAGCACTCCATACACAAGGCCTTCCTGTCCGGTGGCTGGCCGGTCATCGATCAGTTTCCCCAGTATATGGCGATGAATTTGCTGAAAATCCGCTATGGACAAGGGGAGGGGCATGATATGGCCCGGCGCTACCTGATCCGCAATATCCGTGTCGAGCAGAATCATGCCGACCACTGGGTCAACTGGGCAGCCGAATCTGGCGTGGATATCCAGGCCATGCTGCACAACCAGCATGCGCTGGAAACGCTGTCGTTAAGC is from Aquitalea aquatilis and encodes:
- a CDS encoding TenA family transcriptional regulator, giving the protein MKDQHQFVRTGPLMEVASYPEWTQEMVHYCDRFKSEVVEHDLFTQMKEARLEHSIHKAFLSGGWPVIDQFPQYMAMNLLKIRYGQGEGHDMARRYLIRNIRVEQNHADHWVNWAAESGVDIQAMLHNQHALETLSLSQWCWQVCDRESLAVAMAATNYAIEGATGEWSARVCSEDRYANLFDEEVRGKAMKWLKLHAKYDDAHPWEALEIIVTLVGLHPSQETITKLRNAICKSHQFMRLLLDHYMRPATQLGGRQQLALA